One window of Oscillibacter hominis genomic DNA carries:
- a CDS encoding DUF4358 domain-containing protein has protein sequence MKRTAALLGAVMLLLSACGTQQITLDIQATADELAQSDLFGGDIFAIDSDIAATMYPDLPEGTSAAVYASSGASADEVAVFESKDEDGAKTVLKQVQQRFSDRRESYADYMPDEAEKLKDAVVRQSGVYVIAVVCADADSANEQVDGYLK, from the coding sequence ATGAAACGAACAGCAGCCCTGCTGGGCGCGGTGATGCTGCTGCTGAGCGCCTGCGGCACGCAGCAGATCACCCTGGACATCCAGGCCACGGCTGACGAGCTGGCCCAGAGCGATCTCTTTGGCGGCGACATCTTTGCCATTGACAGCGACATTGCAGCGACCATGTATCCGGATTTGCCGGAGGGAACCTCCGCAGCGGTCTATGCCAGCAGCGGCGCCTCGGCGGATGAGGTGGCGGTATTTGAATCCAAGGATGAGGATGGGGCCAAAACGGTCCTGAAACAGGTCCAACAGCGCTTTTCCGACCGCCGGGAGAGCTACGCGGACTATATGCCCGACGAGGCGGAGAAGCTGAAGGACGCCGTGGTCCGGCAGTCGGGCGTATACGTGATCGCGGTGGTCTGCGCAGATGCCGACAGCGCCAATGAGCAGGTGGATGGATACTTGAAATAG
- a CDS encoding Nif3-like dinuclear metal center hexameric protein — translation MAKPNLVPAEFLYDRLTEQFKPDRCTDIFDKIGVQEHNTDYISKVYTATFANPAVIENILSRGEEHVMLFCHHPRPPMPSLQEGYGMVPQELLDRMKAQQVSFFSFHIPLDVAGPYSPGNTLARAMGTNPYDTWYPQNGALLGALCQSGFETVDELEHRFAATVGHRVSRYSYGSNTLTDGKFAVMAGISRSTDAYRFLRENRINVLVTGVTAPTVEWSQAIHEAAREHHVTLLGGTHYSTEKFALMSLCPYFRNLGVEAEFIDETPDLAEL, via the coding sequence ATGGCAAAACCAAACCTGGTTCCTGCGGAGTTTCTATACGACCGCCTCACTGAGCAGTTCAAACCGGACCGGTGCACGGACATTTTTGACAAGATCGGCGTACAGGAGCACAACACGGACTACATCTCCAAAGTCTACACCGCAACCTTTGCCAATCCCGCTGTCATTGAGAACATCCTCTCCCGCGGCGAGGAACATGTGATGCTGTTCTGCCACCATCCCCGGCCGCCTATGCCCAGCCTGCAGGAGGGCTATGGCATGGTGCCCCAGGAGCTGCTGGACCGGATGAAGGCGCAGCAGGTCAGCTTTTTCTCCTTCCACATCCCCCTTGATGTGGCGGGCCCCTACTCTCCCGGCAACACGCTGGCCCGCGCCATGGGCACCAACCCCTATGACACCTGGTATCCTCAAAACGGCGCTCTTTTGGGCGCGCTTTGCCAGTCCGGATTTGAAACCGTGGACGAGCTGGAGCACCGCTTTGCCGCCACGGTGGGCCACCGGGTCAGCCGTTACTCCTATGGCAGCAACACGCTGACCGACGGCAAATTCGCCGTCATGGCCGGTATCTCCAGAAGCACGGACGCTTACCGATTCCTAAGGGAAAACCGGATTAACGTCCTGGTGACCGGCGTCACCGCCCCCACCGTGGAATGGAGCCAAGCCATCCATGAGGCGGCCAGGGAGCACCATGTCACCCTGTTGGGCGGCACCCACTACTCCACAGAGAAGTTCGCCCTGATGTCGCTGTGCCCCTATTTCCGCAACCTGGGAGTGGAGGCAGAGTTCATTGACGAGACTCCGGATCTTGCCGAGCTGTAG
- a CDS encoding amidohydrolase has translation MEDWKRLHQIPEIGFHEYQTSGYLRSRLESLGFEVRSIAGTGLLAALHGSEPGLSIGLRADMDALEFNNEDGSKTLCHACGHDAHCAMVLAAGAQVARQGIRRGTLYLLFQPAEETICGASAVVRDGGLPHLDGLLGMHLRPKSELPLGQATAQLMHQATIPMTVTFYGKAAHGARPFEGVNALSAAAETIVQVDRLKIHTDQSWSAKATNAHCFDNMHNVIPERCSVTFDLRAQSNALGDQLTQAVLECANQSGEKVGCRVSCDKVHGYAAEYDPGLVTVCEEAIREVLGDVAPPVHTLGSEDFHAYHMEGGIPVAYMGLGADLVPGLHSRDMRFNPDCLPVGVQILCRCVGRLLELK, from the coding sequence ATGGAAGATTGGAAGCGGCTGCATCAGATTCCGGAAATTGGATTTCATGAATATCAGACCTCGGGGTATCTGCGGTCCAGGCTGGAGTCACTGGGGTTTGAAGTCCGTTCCATTGCCGGGACGGGCCTGCTGGCTGCCCTGCACGGGTCGGAGCCGGGACTGTCCATCGGGCTGCGGGCGGATATGGACGCCCTGGAATTCAACAACGAAGACGGCAGCAAAACCCTGTGCCATGCCTGCGGGCATGACGCCCACTGCGCCATGGTGCTGGCGGCGGGAGCCCAGGTGGCCAGACAGGGGATCCGCAGGGGAACGCTGTATCTGCTGTTTCAGCCGGCGGAGGAGACGATCTGCGGCGCCAGCGCCGTTGTCCGGGACGGGGGCCTGCCCCATCTGGACGGGCTGCTGGGCATGCACTTGCGGCCAAAATCCGAACTGCCCCTGGGCCAGGCCACGGCGCAGCTGATGCACCAGGCCACCATCCCTATGACGGTCACGTTTTACGGAAAGGCGGCCCACGGCGCCCGGCCCTTTGAGGGCGTCAATGCGCTGTCGGCGGCAGCGGAGACCATTGTCCAGGTGGACCGCTTGAAAATCCATACCGATCAGAGCTGGTCCGCAAAGGCCACCAATGCCCATTGCTTCGACAACATGCACAACGTGATCCCCGAGCGATGCAGCGTGACCTTTGACCTGCGCGCCCAAAGCAACGCCCTGGGGGACCAGCTGACCCAAGCGGTGCTGGAATGTGCCAATCAAAGCGGGGAAAAGGTAGGCTGCCGCGTGAGTTGTGATAAAGTCCATGGTTATGCGGCGGAGTACGACCCCGGGCTGGTGACGGTCTGCGAGGAGGCCATCCGGGAAGTGTTGGGCGATGTTGCGCCGCCGGTGCACACCTTGGGCAGCGAGGATTTTCATGCCTACCATATGGAGGGGGGAATCCCCGTGGCCTATATGGGCCTGGGGGCGGACCTGGTTCCCGGGCTTCACAGCCGGGACATGCGCTTTAACCCGGATTGCCTTCCCGTTGGCGTTCAAATCCTCTGCCGCTGTGTCGGCAGACTGCTGGAACTGAAGTGA
- a CDS encoding MurR/RpiR family transcriptional regulator, protein MNNNTNILSVIQASYESLSRTQRRIADYLLQHPDTSCFFTLKQLSAATGTTEATILSFSRQIGCSGFLDMRSKLQSYITQWMSPNEKIKTAILKDDGKSNVSAAIAESEIKALKQTFAHVSEADFAKALSLLKNADRIYLLAYDYAAIVSNVFAERFQRLGVDVVNLGGKSIPDLLYHLALLQPDDLLILFSYAPYTQFPIALARHLHDVQDVKILCFSDNVSAAGAQFADVVLTSVTKNAIFLNSMTAPISLINLLASIYVSDSKERYSAFSENLSRLHSVLTETCPSAEHWLV, encoded by the coding sequence ATGAACAACAACACAAATATCCTCTCCGTCATTCAAGCCTCCTATGAATCCCTCAGCCGCACCCAGCGAAGGATTGCGGACTATCTGCTCCAGCATCCAGACACCAGCTGCTTTTTCACCTTAAAACAGCTCTCCGCCGCCACCGGCACCACGGAGGCCACCATCCTCAGCTTCTCCCGGCAGATCGGCTGTTCCGGCTTTCTGGACATGCGCAGCAAGCTGCAAAGCTACATTACCCAGTGGATGTCGCCCAACGAGAAGATTAAGACTGCCATCTTAAAGGATGACGGGAAAAGCAATGTGAGCGCCGCCATCGCCGAATCTGAGATCAAGGCGCTGAAGCAGACCTTTGCCCATGTCAGCGAGGCGGATTTTGCCAAGGCCCTGTCACTGCTGAAAAACGCGGACCGGATTTATCTTTTGGCCTACGACTACGCAGCCATTGTCTCCAACGTGTTTGCCGAGCGGTTCCAGCGCCTCGGCGTGGATGTGGTCAACTTAGGGGGAAAGAGCATTCCCGACCTTTTGTACCACCTGGCGCTGCTCCAGCCGGACGACCTGCTGATTCTCTTCTCCTACGCGCCCTATACCCAGTTCCCCATCGCGCTGGCCCGCCACCTCCACGACGTCCAGGACGTCAAAATCCTCTGTTTTTCCGACAACGTCTCCGCTGCCGGCGCACAGTTTGCGGATGTGGTGCTGACCAGCGTCACCAAAAACGCCATTTTCCTCAACTCCATGACCGCGCCCATCTCTCTCATCAACCTGCTGGCCTCCATCTATGTCTCCGACAGCAAGGAACGCTATTCCGCCTTCAGCGAGAACCTCTCCCGTCTGCACAGCGTGCTTACGGAGACCTGCCCCAGCGCGGAGCACTGGCTTGTGTGA
- a CDS encoding sodium:solute symporter family protein — protein MPEVAVNPVPFFVVIGLYIVLMAGIGIYATRHTNTMQDYFVLSGKAGFIVSGIAYATTQYSMGTFLGTPGTIYGIGYAGMGINVPGVAFSLVIPAIFIGRRLVTLGHREGFLTLSDYLSDRYENKKMSGVLGVMMLCFLIPMMGAQILGAGILVNVFTGLPNWVGIVGMGVIVIGYCMTGGMRGAMMTDVVQGVLMFGAAIAAFVICLVMGGGMSSLNESLAKIGESFMTFPGANGAMPWGYYVSNILLWSFFTMGQPQLFTKFFAMKDHKTMFRSVILATVGMMLTCTMCSWAGVLGYPLIGELSNHDYIIPVIIQRGLPPVVASVFIAGIAAAGMSTIDGVLITATSAATRDIYQKFINPKASDEFIMKISRYVTIVIGVIVIIFGCAQPGSIFIINTFAFAGMAMFIVPVLFGMYWKKATCPAAIASIVSGVVTLIACTKVPALKAMIHGFHAVVPAAVVAAIVMFVVSLATQKYAASEETLKRHMLVK, from the coding sequence ATGCCTGAAGTAGCAGTCAATCCCGTGCCGTTTTTTGTGGTCATCGGCCTCTATATAGTGCTGATGGCGGGCATCGGCATCTATGCGACCCGGCATACCAACACCATGCAGGATTATTTCGTCCTCAGCGGCAAGGCCGGGTTCATTGTCAGCGGCATTGCCTACGCGACCACCCAGTACAGCATGGGCACCTTCCTGGGCACGCCCGGCACGATTTACGGCATCGGCTATGCCGGCATGGGCATCAATGTCCCCGGCGTCGCCTTCTCTCTGGTGATTCCCGCGATTTTCATCGGCCGCAGGCTGGTCACCCTGGGCCATCGGGAAGGCTTTTTGACCCTGTCCGACTATCTCTCCGACCGCTATGAGAACAAAAAGATGAGCGGCGTGCTGGGCGTCATGATGCTCTGCTTCCTGATTCCCATGATGGGTGCGCAGATTCTGGGTGCCGGCATTTTGGTCAATGTGTTCACCGGCCTTCCCAACTGGGTCGGCATCGTGGGCATGGGCGTCATCGTCATCGGCTACTGCATGACCGGAGGCATGCGCGGCGCCATGATGACCGATGTGGTCCAGGGCGTTCTGATGTTCGGCGCGGCCATTGCCGCGTTTGTGATCTGCCTGGTGATGGGCGGCGGCATGAGCAGCCTCAATGAAAGCCTGGCCAAGATCGGCGAATCCTTTATGACCTTCCCCGGTGCCAACGGCGCCATGCCCTGGGGCTACTACGTTTCCAACATTCTGCTCTGGTCCTTCTTCACCATGGGCCAGCCCCAGCTGTTCACCAAGTTTTTTGCCATGAAGGATCACAAGACCATGTTCCGCTCCGTGATCCTGGCCACTGTGGGCATGATGCTGACGTGCACCATGTGCTCCTGGGCCGGTGTGCTGGGCTATCCGCTCATCGGTGAGCTGAGCAACCACGATTACATCATCCCCGTCATCATCCAGCGCGGACTGCCCCCTGTTGTGGCCTCCGTGTTCATTGCCGGCATCGCCGCCGCCGGTATGTCCACCATCGACGGCGTTCTGATCACTGCCACCTCCGCCGCCACCCGCGACATCTATCAGAAATTCATCAACCCCAAGGCCAGCGACGAGTTCATCATGAAGATCTCCAGGTATGTGACCATTGTGATCGGCGTCATTGTCATCATTTTCGGCTGCGCCCAGCCCGGCAGCATTTTTATCATCAACACCTTTGCCTTTGCGGGCATGGCCATGTTCATCGTGCCGGTGTTGTTCGGCATGTATTGGAAAAAGGCCACCTGCCCGGCCGCAATCGCGTCCATTGTCAGCGGCGTGGTCACGCTGATCGCCTGCACCAAGGTGCCTGCGCTCAAGGCCATGATCCACGGCTTCCACGCTGTGGTGCCCGCCGCCGTGGTGGCAGCGATTGTGATGTTTGTGGTCAGCCTGGCCACGCAGAAGTATGCTGCCTCGGAGGAGACCCTGAAGCGGCATATGCTCGTCAAGTGA
- a CDS encoding creatininase family protein yields the protein MFLERMTTAQAEAALKRDPIAVLPLGSTEQHGPQCALGTDFLVPRNLAERVEAMEGMENVVVLPTIPFGVCDYHMSFSGTINIGYEGLYMLLSKVTKAMMQHGVRRFAVINGHGGNTPAIDQAALEVYRAGGILASIDWWSVVGQIDQRFANGGHGDILETSAMMAVDERCVDLSLCRDMNPGQPTEEISAKYIQAIHFRGGTIRLARDTRELAPSGWFGPGDPRGSTRAHGEAMLEVCAEYIRDFLVEFRKLL from the coding sequence ATGTTTCTGGAACGAATGACCACTGCGCAGGCGGAAGCCGCGCTGAAAAGAGACCCCATTGCCGTCCTCCCTCTGGGCAGCACAGAGCAGCATGGGCCCCAGTGCGCCCTGGGCACCGACTTCCTGGTCCCAAGAAACCTGGCCGAACGGGTGGAGGCCATGGAGGGCATGGAGAATGTGGTGGTCCTGCCCACCATTCCCTTTGGCGTGTGCGACTATCACATGAGCTTTTCCGGAACCATCAACATCGGCTACGAGGGCCTTTACATGCTGCTGAGCAAGGTGACGAAGGCCATGATGCAGCACGGGGTGCGCCGCTTTGCGGTCATCAACGGCCACGGGGGCAACACGCCGGCCATTGACCAGGCGGCGCTGGAGGTGTACCGGGCCGGAGGCATTCTGGCCAGCATCGACTGGTGGAGCGTGGTGGGCCAGATCGACCAGCGCTTTGCCAACGGGGGCCACGGGGACATCCTGGAGACCTCCGCCATGATGGCGGTGGACGAGCGCTGTGTGGATTTGAGCCTGTGCAGGGACATGAACCCGGGGCAGCCCACGGAGGAAATTTCCGCGAAGTACATCCAGGCCATTCACTTTCGGGGCGGCACAATCCGTCTGGCCCGTGACACGAGAGAGCTTGCGCCCAGCGGATGGTTTGGCCCCGGCGATCCCCGAGGCTCCACCCGGGCCCACGGCGAGGCAATGCTGGAGGTCTGCGCGGAGTATATCCGTGACTTTTTGGTGGAATTCCGCAAACTTCTGTAA
- the larA gene encoding nickel-dependent lactate racemase encodes MYLEFKIGTSRQGVEVDEKNLMGVLEPNKLPPGPCGEEAVKNALAAPIGARPLRQIVHKGETVAIVTSDITRPMPTHAVMPALLDELYAGGVAPEDITLVFALGSHRGHSEEEKRHLAGERAWAEIHCVDLDAADCVDIGTTSRGTPVDIDRRVARADRRICLGNIEYHYFAGYSGGAKAIMPGVSTRAAIQANHSAMVLPEARAGRLEGNPVREDIEEAASMVGVDFILNVVLDPRKQILRAFAGDVTAAHRAGCAFLDTLYQKKIPQKADIVLVSQGGAPKDLNLYQTQKALDNAAQAVRDGGVIVLIGSCKEGLGEETFAQWMESAPTARSLIERIQKEFRLGGHKAAAIAMVLEKAEVYLVSELEDQQVEQLFLKPFHTVAEAYRAALARCGTEAAVLAMPYGGSTLPRVEKPLL; translated from the coding sequence ATGTATTTGGAATTTAAAATCGGCACGTCTCGGCAGGGCGTTGAGGTGGATGAAAAAAACCTCATGGGAGTGCTGGAGCCCAACAAGCTGCCGCCGGGGCCCTGCGGGGAGGAGGCGGTCAAAAACGCGCTGGCCGCGCCCATTGGGGCCCGGCCCCTCCGGCAGATCGTGCACAAGGGGGAGACAGTGGCCATTGTCACCAGCGACATCACCCGTCCCATGCCCACCCATGCGGTGATGCCCGCACTGCTGGACGAGCTTTACGCGGGCGGCGTGGCGCCGGAGGACATCACGCTGGTGTTTGCCCTGGGAAGCCACCGCGGCCATTCGGAGGAGGAAAAGCGGCATCTTGCCGGTGAGCGGGCCTGGGCGGAGATCCACTGTGTGGACCTGGATGCGGCGGACTGCGTCGACATCGGGACGACCTCCCGGGGAACCCCGGTGGACATCGACCGGCGGGTGGCCCGGGCCGATCGCCGCATCTGTCTGGGGAACATTGAGTACCACTATTTTGCCGGATACTCCGGAGGCGCGAAGGCGATTATGCCCGGCGTATCCACCCGGGCGGCCATCCAGGCCAACCACAGCGCCATGGTGCTGCCGGAGGCCCGGGCGGGCCGCCTGGAGGGCAATCCCGTGCGGGAGGATATCGAAGAGGCGGCGTCCATGGTGGGCGTTGACTTCATCCTGAATGTGGTGCTTGATCCCCGCAAGCAGATTTTGCGGGCCTTTGCCGGCGATGTGACGGCGGCCCACCGGGCGGGCTGTGCTTTTTTGGACACCCTCTACCAAAAGAAAATCCCCCAAAAGGCGGATATTGTTTTGGTCTCTCAGGGCGGAGCGCCCAAGGACCTGAACCTATATCAGACACAGAAGGCGCTGGACAACGCCGCCCAAGCAGTGCGGGATGGCGGAGTCATTGTTTTGATCGGCTCGTGCAAAGAGGGCCTGGGGGAGGAGACCTTTGCCCAGTGGATGGAGTCCGCGCCCACGGCCCGCTCCCTGATTGAGCGGATTCAAAAGGAATTCCGGCTGGGAGGGCACAAGGCAGCGGCCATCGCCATGGTGCTGGAAAAGGCAGAGGTCTACCTGGTCTCCGAGCTGGAGGATCAGCAGGTGGAGCAGCTTTTTTTAAAGCCATTCCACACAGTGGCGGAGGCCTATCGGGCGGCACTGGCACGGTGCGGGACGGAGGCGGCGGTGCTGGCCATGCCCTATGGCGGCTCCACACTGCCCCGGGTAGAGAAACCGCTTTTGTAA
- a CDS encoding NAD(P)-dependent malic enzyme, translated as MDYGRESLKKHYEWKGKLEVAPRAAVDSREALSLAYTPGVAAPCLEIEKDVEKSYELTRRWNTVAVVTDGSAVLGLGDIGPEAGMPVMEGKCVLFKAFGGVDAIPLCIRSQEVEEIVNTVALLAGSFGGVNLEDISAPRCFEIEKKLKERCDIPIFHDDQHGTAVITLAGLSNALKVVGKKKESVRVVINGAGAAAVSIARLLLSAGYGDITLCDRRGAIYEGREQGMNWIKEEVSRHTNRSRRAGSLAETLAGADVFIGVSAPGMVTREMVRTMNRDAIVFACANPTPEIYPDEAKAGGAAVTATGRSDYPNQINNVLAFPGIFRGALDARASDINDAMKIAAATALAGLIEEDRLCADYIIPAAFDPRVKGAVAAAVAQAARDSGVARI; from the coding sequence ATGGACTATGGGAGAGAATCACTGAAGAAGCACTATGAGTGGAAGGGGAAGCTGGAGGTAGCGCCGCGGGCGGCGGTGGACAGCCGGGAGGCGCTGTCGCTGGCCTATACGCCTGGGGTGGCGGCGCCCTGTTTGGAGATAGAGAAGGACGTGGAGAAGAGTTATGAGCTGACCCGGCGGTGGAACACGGTGGCCGTGGTCACGGACGGGTCAGCCGTGCTGGGGCTGGGCGACATCGGGCCGGAGGCGGGCATGCCGGTGATGGAGGGCAAGTGCGTCCTCTTCAAGGCCTTTGGGGGCGTGGACGCCATCCCACTGTGCATCAGGAGCCAGGAGGTGGAGGAGATCGTCAACACGGTGGCGCTGCTCGCCGGCTCCTTCGGCGGCGTGAACCTGGAGGACATCTCCGCGCCCCGGTGCTTTGAGATCGAGAAAAAGCTGAAGGAGCGCTGCGACATCCCCATCTTCCACGACGACCAGCACGGCACCGCGGTGATCACGCTGGCGGGCCTGAGCAACGCGCTGAAGGTGGTGGGGAAGAAGAAGGAGTCGGTCCGGGTGGTCATCAACGGCGCCGGCGCGGCCGCGGTCTCCATCGCGCGGCTGCTGCTCAGCGCTGGCTATGGGGACATTACCCTCTGCGACCGGCGCGGTGCGATCTATGAGGGCCGGGAGCAGGGGATGAACTGGATCAAGGAGGAGGTGTCCCGCCACACCAACCGGTCAAGGCGCGCCGGCTCCCTTGCGGAGACGCTGGCAGGGGCGGACGTGTTCATCGGCGTGTCCGCGCCGGGCATGGTCACACGGGAGATGGTGCGGACGATGAACCGGGACGCCATCGTGTTTGCCTGCGCCAACCCCACGCCGGAGATTTATCCCGACGAGGCCAAGGCCGGGGGCGCGGCGGTGACGGCCACCGGGCGCAGCGACTACCCCAACCAGATCAACAATGTGCTGGCGTTCCCGGGCATCTTCCGGGGTGCGCTGGACGCACGGGCCAGCGACATCAACGACGCAATGAAGATCGCGGCGGCCACCGCCCTGGCCGGCCTCATCGAGGAGGACCGGCTCTGCGCCGACTATATCATCCCCGCCGCCTTTGACCCCCGGGTCAAGGGGGCTGTGGCGGCTGCCGTGGCCCAGGCCGCCCGCGATTCCGGCGTGGCAAGGATATGA